The genomic interval AGAAGGAACTTTTCATGgttgttctggttctgaatcaGTTAAGAACTTGTAACGACAGAGAAAACCCAGTTTCTTTCAGGACCCCTTTTGCAAAAAACCTAGATCTCAGAGCGTTTTGTGTTTTGCTGGAATGACTGCTTTCCATGCAGCTATTTCCCGTTACCAGATATGCATAGTGTTTATCTGTGAAGAGTTCTTCATCTCTTGGGAActactgaaaataaattcatcAAGGACCATGGTCAGATTTAACGAGCGAGAGTAAAGCACTTTGGAGTCCCACTTCAACATGGGTTGGAAGGTGCTTTTGCAACTGCAAAGTAGTATGATTAATATGTCTACTTTTTATACATTACTCTTATAACTGCAGTGATAGAAAATCAAACATATCTATCTCTCTCAGcttcaaaaagaaatgaaaaatccgTAATTATTTTGTCTCTTTTTACTATACAATTATATCTAGGCACAGAATGCACCTATGGCTGCAGAAAGAAAACTCTCTACCACAAAATGTCTGACTCCAACCCAATGTATTGCATTGGTACCAGGTTCTGCAACATAGAGGGGAGTGGAACCTTAAGCTGCTTTCACCTCCTGCTGCtttgtcctcttcctcctgcaggGATGGAGAACCAGACAGAGGTGAGTGAGTTCATTTTCCTGGGCCTCACCCATGTGAGGAGTCTTCAGAGTTACCTCTTCaccctcttcctgctgctctaCATGGCCAGCATTTTGGGGAATGGAGCCACTGTGGCTGTGATACTGGCTGAGCTCcagcttcacacccccatgtactttttcctgggAAATCTCTCCAGCCTAGACATCTTCTTCTCCACAGTCACTGTGCCCAAGATGTTGGCCGGCTTCCTCTCAGGGCACCACACCATCTCCTTCACCAGTTGCCTAGCACAGCTCCATTTCTTCCATTTCCTGGGCAGCAGTGAAGCCATGCTGCTGGctgtcatggcctatgaccgctacgtggccatctgcaACCCACTGCGCTACACACTGGTCATGAGCCCACAGGCctgcctgctgctggcaggagTCACCTGGGCCACTGGCTTCCTGCACGCCCTGATGCACACGGTCATGACCTCCCGGTTGCACTTCTGTGGCCCCAACCGTATCcaccacttcttctgtgacatcaagcccctgctgagcctggcctgcagcagcacccGCCTCAACCTGAGCCTCCTCAACACCGTCACTGGGATTATTGGTGTGAGTCCATTCATCCTCACGCTCCTCTCCTACCTCTACatcatctccttcctctccctgaaGGTCCGGTCAcgggaaagcaggagaaaggcctTCTCCACTTGCACCTCCCACCTCACCGTGATAGCACTGTACTATGGGACAGTGATCTTCACCTACTTGTGTCCTTCTTCAGGAAGCTCCAAGGGAGAAGAGATGATCATCACCCTAGTGTACAGTGTCATCACCCCAGATCTGAATCCCCTCATTTACACCCTGCGGAACAGTGAGGTGAAATATGCCACCAGGAAATTCATCATTAGAAAACTCTTCCCTGAAACGAACTAAATAAAATGACTTCTTCTTGTTTTGAAGTGAAAAGGAGAGATGTTGACCAAGGGAATTATAATGTAGGGGATCTATCTTCAATATTCCCTGGAAAAATAGACTGTAGGTGACATTCTTGCAGTGACCAAGATGGAGATGGAAAAATGTCCTCCCAGGATTTCTTCATCTCTAATTGTTATGGGGGAAAATGTTTggagattaattttaaatattattccCAAACAAAATTGGTATAAAGGTTTATAATACATATGATTAATTGAAGAGATACTGCACAGATTCCAAAACCAAGCACAACAAACCTTGGATGTTGAAGGTtaagatttcatttaaaagaaatccaacccTGTTAAGGTCCACAAATGCACAGATCAGACTTGCAAACCACCTTAACTCTGTCATGTCACAGATTCTTCCAACTTCTCATTGTTAAAACACACTGAAATTTGGTACATCGGTCACATTTGAATATTTGTTGATTTATTAGATGTAGTGCTTGTTTCTTCCCATTATTTGTTATAAATGAAATTTCTTTCACCAGAAATCTCTACTCTGGCTTGTATTCACAGCTGACAACTAATGCATACCATTGTGATCGAGGTATTTTAAGGTCCATGCATCCAGCTTAAAATGAACCTGATTTTTAAAGCCCCAttgatttgtttcttttccccatACGCCTCTTCTTGTCACAACAATGGACAGTTAAGATATTTTGGATGCCCCAATTGCACATGTAATAAACCTTGTGTGCTTCTTTGTGGTATCTGTCTTGGTACACTTAAGAATTGGGGATGATCTTATGAAATGTCtatatctgtatgaaatttctgACAGTGGCTCAGCCTCAACTTTCCACTCTAATGTCCTTCTTCCTGGGCAAAACATCTTCTATTCCACAGTCACCATACCCAAAATGCTGGCTTCCTCTCAGGGCACCAGGCCATCTCCTTTACCAGCTGCCTCACCCAGTTCCATTTCTTCCACTTCCTGGGCAGAAGGAAGGCCATTCTGTCAACTTTCATGGCCTGTGACTGCTACATGACCCTCTTTAACCTGCTGCACTACACTTTGGTCTGGAACCCACAGGCCTGCCTGTGGCTGATAGCAGCCACCTGGGCTACTTCGTCCCTGAACTTGCTGAAACAGTCATGACCTCCTGCCTCTGTTTCTAGTGCCTCAGCTGCTTCTATGACTTCCTCTGTGACATCAAGCCCTTGCTGAGCCTGGCCTGCTGCAGCACCCACCTCAACCTGAGCCTCCTCAATATCACCACAAGGAGCTTCACAATGGGTTCTTTTGTCCCCAACTTCCTGCTGTACCTCTACTTAATTTCCTTCCTCCGGACAAtcatgggaaatcaggaccaATATCTTTTCTACCTGCACCTCCCATCCCATGATGGTGTCTCCATGCTATGTACCAACCCTTGGCAACTACACGACTTCCTCCCCTGGGGTCTCCTCTGAAAGGAACACTGTAGTCATCCACATATACAATGTTGTCACCCCAATTCTGAACCTCATGATCTATCTCTCAGGAATGAGGAGGTGAAATTTGCCCTGGAGAAACTGCTGAACAGAAAACTCTTCCATGAAAGGACATGaataaaaaaaagacacacatAAAACCCTTTAAATTATGATTAAAACCTTTTAGTCTTTTTGGACTCCAAGATTTTAAAGTATACAttagattctctctctcctctcattttttcctctTCAAGGTGTCACTATAGGGCAGTGCTAAGTTTATTTGGGTCCCCTAATATCATTTCCTGCTGTAACATGTATGCATTTCCTGTGGGATTTTGTGGGGAAATTACACCTTGGTAATGTATTCTACCCTAAATTAAGGACATGTTATCTAAACCTTGACTCCATC from Gopherus evgoodei ecotype Sinaloan lineage unplaced genomic scaffold, rGopEvg1_v1.p scaffold_104_arrow_ctg1, whole genome shotgun sequence carries:
- the LOC115639688 gene encoding olfactory receptor 12D2-like, which translates into the protein MENQTEVSEFIFLGLTHVRSLQSYLFTLFLLLYMASILGNGATVAVILAELQLHTPMYFFLGNLSSLDIFFSTVTVPKMLAGFLSGHHTISFTSCLAQLHFFHFLGSSEAMLLAVMAYDRYVAICNPLRYTLVMSPQACLLLAGVTWATGFLHALMHTVMTSRLHFCGPNRIHHFFCDIKPLLSLACSSTRLNLSLLNTVTGIIGVSPFILTLLSYLYIISFLSLKVRSRESRRKAFSTCTSHLTVIALYYGTVIFTYLCPSSGSSKGEEMIITLVYSVITPDLNPLIYTLRNSEVKYATRKFIIRKLFPETN